From Streptomyces sp. NBC_00370, a single genomic window includes:
- a CDS encoding GNAT family N-acetyltransferase → MDVTLREVEAADLPLFFTMTQDPEANRMAAFTPADPSDRERFDAHWAKILASADVLRTVLADGEVVGNAAVYGPPGEREVTYWIDKAHWGRGIASAALRELLELVPERPMFGRTAADNAGSLRVMLKCGFEVTGSNRDFAMGRGEEIEELILTLEG, encoded by the coding sequence ATGGACGTCACACTGCGCGAGGTCGAGGCGGCGGACCTGCCGCTGTTCTTCACCATGACGCAGGACCCCGAGGCCAACAGGATGGCCGCCTTCACCCCCGCCGATCCCTCGGACCGCGAGCGCTTCGACGCCCACTGGGCCAAGATCCTCGCCTCGGCCGATGTGCTGCGCACCGTGCTGGCCGACGGCGAGGTGGTGGGGAACGCGGCGGTGTACGGGCCGCCGGGTGAGCGCGAGGTGACGTACTGGATCGACAAGGCGCACTGGGGCCGGGGCATCGCCAGCGCCGCGCTGCGCGAACTGCTCGAACTCGTCCCCGAGCGGCCGATGTTCGGCAGGACGGCCGCCGACAACGCGGGCTCGCTGCGGGTCATGCTCAAGTGCGGCTTCGAAGTCACCGGCAGCAACCGCGACTTCGCCATGGGGCGCGGCGAGGAGATCGAGGAGCTGATCCTCACCCTCGAAGGGTGA
- a CDS encoding IclR family transcriptional regulator encodes MSAVESGGAQVKSAVRTVELLEYFAGSPGMHSLAAVQEAVGYPKSSLYMLLRTLVELGWVETDATGTRYGIGVRALLVGTSYIDGDEVVAAARPTLDRLSDDTTETIHLARLDGTNVVYLATRQSQHYLRPFTRVGRRLPAHSTSLGKALLATHSDEQVRKMLPETLAGLTEHTITDREKLIEELRTVREQGYAVDREENTLGLRCFGIAIPYRTPARDAISCSVPVARLTPGHEQMIKDTLFDARDRLTLATRRL; translated from the coding sequence ATGTCGGCTGTGGAATCCGGTGGGGCACAAGTCAAGTCCGCGGTACGGACGGTCGAGTTGCTCGAATACTTCGCCGGCAGCCCCGGTATGCACTCGCTCGCCGCCGTCCAGGAGGCCGTCGGATATCCGAAATCCAGCCTCTACATGCTGCTGCGCACCCTGGTCGAGCTGGGCTGGGTGGAGACCGATGCGACAGGCACACGCTACGGCATCGGGGTGCGCGCGCTGCTGGTCGGTACCTCGTACATCGACGGTGACGAGGTCGTCGCCGCGGCCCGGCCCACCCTGGACCGGCTCTCGGACGACACGACGGAGACGATCCACCTGGCGCGGCTCGACGGCACGAATGTCGTCTATCTCGCGACCCGCCAGTCACAGCATTATCTGCGCCCTTTCACCCGGGTCGGCCGCCGGCTGCCCGCCCATTCCACCTCGCTGGGAAAGGCGCTGCTCGCCACCCACAGCGACGAGCAGGTGCGCAAAATGCTCCCGGAGACGCTGGCCGGGCTCACCGAGCACACGATCACCGACCGGGAGAAGCTGATCGAGGAGCTGCGTACGGTACGGGAGCAGGGGTACGCGGTCGACCGCGAGGAGAACACCCTGGGCCTGCGCTGCTTCGGCATCGCGATCCCCTACCGCACGCCAGCGCGCGACGCGATCAGCTGTTCCGTACCGGTGGCGCGGCTCACCCCCGGCCATGAGCAGATGATCAAGGACACCTTGTTCGACGCCCGTGACCGGCTCACGCTCGCCACCCGGAGGCTCTGA
- the thpD gene encoding ectoine hydroxylase yields the protein MTTAPVRTDLYPTRGATELTTPRQDPVVWGAPDAPGPIEPAELGSFERDGFLSVEQLIGPDEVALYRTELERLINDPKVRADERSIVEPKTQNVRSVFEIHRISEIFAGLVRDERVVGRARQILGSDVYVHQSRVNVKPGFGASGFYWHSDFETWHAEDGLPNMRAVSVSIALTENFDTNGGLMIMPGSHKSFLGCAGETPKDNYKQSLQMQDAGTPSHEALTTMADAHGIKLFTGKEGSATWFDCNCMHGSGDNITPYARSNVFIVFNSVENTAQEPFAAPVPRPDFIGARDFTPVR from the coding sequence ATGACCACCGCACCCGTACGTACCGACCTCTACCCCACCCGTGGGGCCACCGAGCTGACCACCCCCCGCCAGGACCCCGTCGTCTGGGGCGCCCCCGACGCACCGGGACCGATCGAGCCCGCGGAACTGGGCTCGTTCGAGCGGGACGGCTTCCTCAGCGTCGAGCAGCTGATCGGCCCCGACGAGGTCGCGCTGTACCGCACCGAGCTGGAGCGGCTCATCAACGACCCGAAGGTACGGGCCGACGAGCGCTCGATCGTGGAGCCCAAGACGCAGAACGTGCGCTCCGTCTTCGAGATCCACCGCATCAGCGAGATCTTCGCCGGGCTCGTACGCGACGAGCGGGTCGTCGGCAGGGCCCGGCAGATCCTCGGCTCGGACGTCTACGTCCACCAGTCGCGGGTCAACGTCAAGCCGGGCTTCGGCGCCTCCGGGTTCTACTGGCACTCGGACTTCGAGACCTGGCACGCCGAGGACGGCCTGCCGAACATGCGGGCCGTGTCGGTCTCGATCGCGCTGACCGAGAACTTCGACACCAACGGCGGTCTGATGATCATGCCGGGGTCGCACAAGTCGTTCCTGGGCTGCGCGGGCGAGACGCCCAAGGACAACTACAAGCAGTCGCTGCAGATGCAGGACGCCGGCACGCCGTCGCACGAGGCGCTGACGACGATGGCCGACGCGCACGGCATCAAGCTCTTCACCGGCAAGGAGGGCTCGGCCACCTGGTTCGACTGCAACTGCATGCACGGCTCGGGTGACAACATCACGCCGTACGCGCGCAGCAACGTCTTCATCGTGTTCAACAGCGTGGAGAACACGGCGCAGGAGCCGTTCGCGGCGCCGGTGCCGCGGCCGGACTTCATCGGGGCGCGGGACTTCACGCCGGTGCGCTGA
- a CDS encoding aldehyde dehydrogenase (NADP(+)), producing the protein MAASPVWSVDPRTGKPREQVADEATSEEVDRAVRRAYAARPALADRTVRAALLRTTADLLDATSEHAIEAADAETALGPVRLTGELARTSAQLRAFADVVDEGAFLDIRIDHADATRTPPWPDLRRWKVPLGVVAVYAASNFPFAFSVPGGDTASALAAGCPVVVKAHPDHPATSEICASVLRRAAVQVGLPEDIVILVHGFDAGVELVKHPLVSAAGFTGSVRGGRALFDAAAARPEPIPFHGELGSLNPVVITASAAAERAEQIGAGLAGSMTLGEGQFCTKPGFVLAPAGEAGDRLLESLTKAVSETEPGVMLDHRMRDAFVAGVSERAGLPGVEAPITPGAGGEHTVSAGFLTLPADLLTEPGEHDLLLEECFGPVAVVARYTSTAEITAVLDRLPGNLTATLQLSEAEGAGTEEGAAELLAELTPLAGRVLVNGWPTGVAVAPAQQHGGPYPATTSTSTSVGATAIERWLRPVSYQSTPPALLPPELRDENELGLPRRVDDRPEH; encoded by the coding sequence GTGGCAGCATCACCAGTCTGGAGTGTCGACCCCCGAACGGGGAAGCCACGGGAACAGGTCGCCGACGAGGCGACCTCCGAGGAGGTCGACCGCGCGGTGCGCAGAGCGTACGCCGCCAGGCCGGCGCTCGCCGACCGCACCGTCCGGGCGGCGCTGCTGCGTACGACGGCCGATCTGCTCGACGCGACGAGCGAGCACGCGATCGAGGCGGCCGACGCCGAGACCGCACTGGGTCCCGTCCGGCTCACCGGTGAACTCGCCCGCACCAGCGCGCAGTTGAGGGCCTTCGCCGATGTGGTCGACGAGGGCGCCTTCCTGGACATCCGGATCGACCACGCCGACGCGACCCGCACCCCGCCCTGGCCGGACCTGCGCCGCTGGAAGGTGCCGCTCGGTGTCGTCGCCGTCTACGCGGCGAGCAACTTCCCGTTCGCCTTCTCCGTCCCCGGCGGTGACACCGCGAGCGCGCTCGCCGCGGGCTGCCCCGTCGTCGTCAAGGCGCACCCCGACCACCCGGCGACCTCCGAGATCTGCGCCTCCGTGCTGCGCAGGGCGGCGGTCCAGGTCGGCCTGCCCGAGGACATCGTGATCCTCGTGCACGGCTTCGACGCGGGCGTGGAGCTGGTCAAGCACCCGCTGGTCAGCGCCGCGGGCTTCACCGGTTCCGTACGGGGCGGCCGGGCGCTGTTCGACGCGGCGGCGGCGCGGCCCGAGCCGATCCCCTTCCACGGCGAGCTGGGCTCCCTCAACCCCGTCGTGATCACCGCTTCGGCGGCGGCCGAGCGCGCCGAGCAGATCGGCGCGGGACTCGCCGGGTCGATGACCCTGGGCGAGGGGCAGTTCTGCACCAAGCCCGGTTTCGTGCTGGCCCCCGCGGGCGAGGCGGGGGACCGGCTGCTCGAATCGCTGACGAAGGCGGTCAGTGAGACCGAGCCGGGTGTGATGCTCGACCACCGGATGCGCGACGCCTTCGTCGCCGGCGTCAGCGAGCGGGCCGGACTGCCCGGTGTCGAGGCCCCGATCACCCCCGGAGCCGGCGGCGAACACACCGTCAGCGCCGGCTTCCTCACCCTCCCCGCCGACCTGCTCACCGAGCCGGGCGAGCACGACCTGTTGCTGGAGGAGTGCTTCGGCCCGGTCGCGGTCGTCGCCCGCTACACCTCGACCGCCGAGATCACCGCCGTACTGGACCGGCTCCCCGGCAATCTCACGGCGACGCTCCAACTGAGCGAGGCCGAGGGCGCGGGCACCGAGGAGGGCGCGGCCGAACTGCTGGCCGAGCTGACCCCGTTGGCGGGCCGCGTCCTGGTCAACGGCTGGCCGACCGGGGTCGCAGTCGCCCCCGCCCAGCAGCACGGCGGGCCCTACCCGGCGACGACGTCCACCTCGACCTCGGTCGGCGCCACGGCGATCGAGCGGTGGCTGCGCCCGGTCTCGTACCAGTCGACCCCGCCGGCGCTGCTCCCGCCCGAGCTGCGCGACGAGAACGAACTGGGCCTGCCGCGCCGCGTGGACGACCGCCCGGAGCACTGA
- a CDS encoding MarR family winged helix-turn-helix transcriptional regulator, protein MTSDDPACPDTPLPPAATSGGPLSDALSRVARLHRATAGKLLRCTGLYPGQELLMKLLWEAGPVRQSELIRTMELDPSTVTKMLQRLEQTGHVRRHPDPVDRRAVLVEATEDGCALRPGVEAAWSRLEERTLAGLDAAERSELRRLLAKVEGNLCTAAQDCPSDQPARTSSALSTSAAEL, encoded by the coding sequence ATGACCTCCGACGACCCTGCCTGTCCGGATACGCCGCTCCCCCCCGCCGCCACCAGCGGCGGCCCGCTGAGCGACGCGCTCTCCCGGGTGGCCCGGCTGCACCGCGCGACGGCGGGCAAGCTGCTGCGCTGCACGGGCCTCTACCCGGGCCAGGAACTGCTGATGAAGTTGTTGTGGGAGGCGGGCCCCGTCCGCCAGTCCGAGCTGATCAGGACGATGGAGCTGGATCCTTCGACGGTCACGAAGATGCTGCAACGCCTCGAACAGACCGGTCATGTGCGCCGCCACCCCGACCCGGTCGACCGGCGCGCCGTCCTGGTCGAGGCGACGGAGGACGGCTGCGCGCTGCGCCCGGGGGTCGAGGCTGCCTGGTCGCGCCTGGAGGAGCGGACCCTGGCGGGGCTCGACGCGGCCGAGCGCAGCGAACTGCGCAGGCTGCTGGCGAAGGTCGAGGGCAATCTCTGCACCGCCGCGCAGGACTGCCCGTCGGATCAGCCGGCCAGGACGTCCAGCGCCCTGTCGACGTCGGCGGCCGAGTTGTAG
- a CDS encoding alkene reductase yields MTTAFDPIDLSGTQLANRIAMAPMTRSRSYGPSHVPTDAVAEYYAQRASAGLIITEGIQPSVIGQGYPDTPGLHSEEQIAGWRKVTDAVHAKGGKIFAQIMHAGRIGHPDLLPDGLIPVSASAVAAQGKVYLHDGPKDLVTPHELTADEVRGTIADFVSAARNAIEAGFDGVELHGANGYLIHQFLAPGSNHRTDEWGGSVEGRIRFAVEVARAVAAEIGAARTAIRLSPGNPLNDITEPDPDETYIALVRELEPIGLGYVHLVENTRDLTLTLRKSFSGTLILNAKTEGPTSPDELVLIEDGVADLISYGVLFLANPDLPARLKAGGPYNAADSASFFGGDEKGFTDYPALTG; encoded by the coding sequence ATGACCACCGCGTTCGACCCGATCGACCTCTCGGGTACGCAGCTCGCCAACCGCATCGCCATGGCCCCCATGACCCGCAGCCGCTCGTACGGCCCGAGTCATGTGCCGACCGATGCCGTGGCCGAGTACTACGCGCAGCGCGCGTCCGCCGGTCTGATCATCACGGAGGGGATCCAGCCCTCCGTGATCGGCCAGGGCTACCCGGACACCCCGGGGCTGCACAGCGAGGAGCAGATAGCGGGCTGGCGCAAGGTCACCGACGCCGTACACGCCAAGGGCGGCAAGATCTTCGCGCAGATCATGCACGCGGGCCGGATCGGCCACCCCGACCTGCTGCCGGACGGTCTGATCCCGGTCAGCGCCTCCGCCGTCGCCGCCCAGGGCAAGGTCTATCTGCACGACGGCCCCAAGGACCTCGTCACCCCGCACGAGCTGACGGCGGACGAGGTGCGCGGGACGATCGCCGACTTCGTCTCCGCCGCCCGCAACGCGATCGAGGCAGGATTCGACGGGGTCGAGCTGCACGGCGCCAACGGCTATCTGATCCACCAGTTCCTGGCCCCCGGCAGCAACCACCGCACCGACGAGTGGGGCGGCTCCGTCGAGGGCCGTATCCGGTTCGCCGTCGAGGTCGCCCGCGCCGTCGCCGCCGAGATCGGCGCCGCGCGCACCGCGATCCGGCTGTCGCCCGGCAACCCCCTCAACGACATCACCGAGCCCGACCCCGACGAGACGTACATCGCGCTCGTGCGGGAGCTGGAGCCGATCGGTCTCGGCTATGTGCACCTCGTCGAGAACACCCGGGATCTGACGCTCACCTTGCGCAAGTCGTTCTCCGGAACGCTCATTCTCAACGCCAAGACCGAAGGGCCCACCAGCCCGGACGAGTTGGTGCTGATCGAGGACGGCGTCGCCGACCTCATCTCGTACGGCGTGCTGTTCCTCGCCAACCCGGACCTGCCCGCGCGGCTCAAGGCCGGCGGTCCGTACAACGCCGCCGACTCGGCCTCCTTCTTCGGCGGCGACGAGAAGGGCTTCACCGACTACCCGGCGCTGACCGGCTGA
- a CDS encoding DsbA family oxidoreductase gives MRVEIWSDIACPWCYIGKARFEKGLAAFAHRDDVEVVHRAFELDPKAESDAGLVVDLIAKKFGRSKEEARSMEEHVASNARSEGLGYRIDGRDAGNTFDIHRLVQFAKARGKQDEFLSLAFRTNFAEERSVYDHDILVEIAVEAGLDAEEARKVLADPDAYADEVRADEREAAELGANGVPFFVLDRKYGVSGGQPAELFTQALEQAWEARAHS, from the coding sequence ATGCGCGTCGAGATCTGGAGCGACATCGCCTGCCCTTGGTGCTACATCGGCAAGGCGCGCTTCGAGAAGGGGCTTGCGGCCTTCGCCCACCGGGATGACGTGGAGGTCGTGCACCGGGCCTTCGAGCTTGATCCGAAGGCCGAGAGCGACGCCGGTCTGGTGGTCGACCTGATCGCGAAGAAGTTCGGCCGGAGCAAGGAGGAGGCGCGGTCCATGGAGGAGCACGTTGCCTCCAACGCGCGCTCCGAGGGGCTCGGCTACCGGATCGACGGGCGGGACGCCGGCAACACCTTCGACATTCACCGGCTGGTGCAGTTCGCCAAGGCGCGTGGCAAGCAGGACGAGTTCCTGAGCCTGGCCTTCCGGACCAACTTCGCCGAGGAGCGGTCCGTCTACGACCACGACATCCTGGTGGAGATCGCGGTCGAGGCAGGGCTCGACGCCGAGGAGGCGCGCAAGGTGCTCGCCGATCCCGACGCGTACGCCGACGAGGTACGGGCCGACGAGCGCGAGGCTGCCGAACTCGGCGCGAACGGGGTGCCGTTCTTCGTGCTCGACCGTAAGTACGGCGTCTCGGGCGGCCAGCCGGCCGAGCTGTTCACCCAGGCGCTGGAGCAGGCGTGGGAGGCCCGCGCGCACTCATAA
- a CDS encoding aminotransferase class V-fold PLP-dependent enzyme: MDLDMDTLCGDEFAPELTYLNTSKTGLLPRRAVAAIQALAEEKAAGRATGGDTGFEVVDAARASFGRLVGVSEGRVAVGSSVAVHTAVIAASLPPGAEVLIPEGEFSSLVNPFAVRDELRTRYVPLEKLAQSIRPDTALVAFSAVQSADGRSADLAAVREAAAAHGARTLVDTTQSAGWLPLNAGTFDYTVTAGYKFLLCPHGTAFLTVTEEAQRELRPIHAGWVAGEDPWVSTYGPIGELAHSARRFDEPMAFLAYHGAEQSLALLEKVGIEALHTHGTALADRFRAGLGRLGLPPVDSDSVVVAVPGLGHREPDLRAAGVDVSVRTGNLRVSFHLYNSAADVDRALDVLAG, from the coding sequence ATGGATCTCGACATGGACACCCTGTGTGGCGACGAGTTCGCGCCGGAGCTGACCTATCTGAACACGTCCAAGACGGGCCTGCTGCCGCGCAGGGCCGTCGCGGCCATTCAGGCACTCGCCGAGGAGAAGGCGGCCGGGCGGGCGACCGGGGGTGACACCGGGTTCGAGGTGGTCGACGCGGCGCGGGCGTCCTTCGGGCGGCTCGTGGGCGTGTCCGAAGGACGCGTCGCCGTCGGCAGTTCGGTCGCCGTGCACACCGCGGTGATCGCGGCCTCGCTGCCGCCGGGCGCCGAAGTCCTCATTCCCGAAGGGGAGTTCAGCTCACTCGTCAACCCGTTCGCCGTCCGTGACGAGCTGCGGACACGGTATGTGCCGCTGGAGAAGCTGGCGCAGTCGATCCGGCCGGACACCGCTCTCGTGGCCTTCTCGGCGGTCCAGTCGGCCGACGGCAGGAGCGCGGACCTCGCTGCCGTACGGGAAGCGGCGGCGGCGCACGGCGCCAGGACGCTCGTGGACACCACCCAGTCGGCCGGCTGGCTGCCGCTCAACGCGGGGACGTTCGACTACACCGTCACCGCCGGCTACAAGTTCCTGCTCTGCCCGCACGGCACCGCGTTCCTCACGGTGACGGAAGAGGCGCAGCGGGAGCTGCGGCCGATTCACGCGGGGTGGGTCGCCGGCGAGGACCCGTGGGTGAGCACGTACGGTCCGATCGGCGAACTGGCCCACTCGGCACGCCGGTTCGACGAGCCGATGGCCTTCCTCGCCTACCACGGGGCCGAGCAGTCCCTGGCGCTGCTGGAGAAGGTCGGGATCGAAGCGCTGCACACGCACGGCACCGCGCTGGCGGACCGCTTCCGGGCAGGCCTTGGCCGGCTCGGCCTGCCGCCCGTGGACAGCGACTCGGTGGTCGTGGCCGTCCCCGGTCTCGGCCACCGGGAGCCGGACCTGCGCGCCGCGGGGGTCGATGTCTCTGTACGCACGGGCAATCTGCGCGTGTCCTTCCACCTCTACAACTCGGCCGCCGACGTCGACAGGGCGCTGGACGTCCTGGCCGGCTGA
- a CDS encoding zinc-binding dehydrogenase: protein MGEGRKPLLEARLADVAPRAGDVAPDLDAHDSASLHSPGKPHGHPSHSDDHRTQRRPPPPLRERQEHTDSFPTGAGSLRPVTGEVFDGLDRIGDAHRLMESNTHTGKIVVTVRH, encoded by the coding sequence GTGGGCGAAGGCCGCAAGCCCCTTCTCGAAGCGCGCCTTGCCGATGTAGCACCAAGGGCAGGCGATGTCGCTCCAGATCTCGACGCGCATGATTCCGCTTCTCTCCACAGTCCCGGGAAGCCGCACGGTCACCCTTCGCACTCCGACGATCACCGCACGCAGCGAAGGCCCCCTCCGCCGCTACGGGAACGCCAGGAACACACCGACTCATTCCCCACCGGCGCGGGCTCGCTGCGGCCCGTCACCGGCGAGGTGTTCGACGGACTCGACCGGATCGGGGACGCCCATCGGCTGATGGAGTCGAACACCCACACCGGCAAGATCGTGGTGACCGTGCGGCACTGA
- a CDS encoding discoidin domain-containing protein produces MTNGRRSLILAVVVAVLASLALALNGNTPAKAAGTLLSQGKTATSSSVENAGTPASAAVDGNAGTRWSSAAADPQWIQVDLGATSSISQVTLNWEAAYAKAFQIQTSTDGTNWTSIYSTTTATGGNQTLNVTGSGRYVRLTGTQRATAYGYSLWEFQVYGGTGSSGAGCSTTNAALNKPATASSTENAGTPATSAVDGNAGTRWSSAPGDPQWLRVDLGSSQSICGVQLSWEAAYATAYQIQSSTDGTNWTTLHNTTTGAGATELITLTGTGRYIRVYTTARATQYGVSLWEFQVFTTGGGGTDPGGPTDPPGDSKLLSYNKPATASTYQDANSCVGCTPAKAFDHDPATRWATSDSNGWVDPGWISVDLGATAHITQVVLQWDPAYATAFQIQTSADGNNWTSIYSTTTGKGFKQTLNVDGNGRYVRMYGTARSNGYGYSLWDFDVFGTGGNPTAPPAAPPAPNNPPKLVWSDEFNGAAGTKPDTGKWTQDTGRGQNGELETYTNGDNTNMDGAGNLVIEARKEADGSYTSGRINTSDHFNFAYGHVEARIKVSGTQGLWPAFWMLGSNFKSGTPWPNSGEIDIMEHVGKVADSVYSTLHAPAYNGGGGYGSPYTVAGSDFASAFHTYAVDWDASHMTFSVDGKAFFTADKATVEATRGPWVYDHPFYIILNNAVGGDWPGNPDASSVFPQKMLIDYVRVSQ; encoded by the coding sequence ATGACCAACGGCAGAAGATCCCTGATCCTGGCCGTGGTCGTCGCTGTCCTCGCGAGCCTGGCTCTCGCCCTGAACGGAAACACCCCCGCCAAGGCGGCGGGCACCCTGCTCTCGCAGGGCAAGACGGCGACGTCGTCGTCCGTCGAGAACGCCGGCACCCCCGCCTCCGCCGCGGTCGACGGCAACGCGGGGACCCGCTGGTCCAGCGCTGCCGCCGATCCGCAGTGGATCCAGGTGGACCTGGGTGCCACCTCGTCCATCTCCCAGGTCACGCTCAACTGGGAGGCCGCGTACGCCAAGGCGTTCCAGATCCAGACGTCGACCGACGGCACCAACTGGACGAGCATCTACTCGACCACCACGGCCACCGGCGGCAACCAGACCCTGAACGTGACCGGTTCGGGCCGCTACGTGCGGCTGACGGGCACCCAGCGCGCCACCGCCTACGGCTACTCCCTCTGGGAGTTCCAGGTCTACGGCGGCACCGGGTCGAGCGGCGCCGGCTGCAGCACGACCAACGCGGCGCTCAACAAGCCCGCCACCGCCTCGTCGACCGAGAACGCCGGTACGCCGGCCACGTCGGCCGTCGACGGCAACGCGGGCACCCGCTGGTCCAGCGCGCCCGGCGACCCGCAGTGGCTGCGGGTCGATCTCGGCTCCAGCCAGTCCATCTGCGGGGTCCAGCTGAGCTGGGAGGCGGCGTACGCCACCGCGTACCAGATCCAGTCCTCCACCGACGGCACCAACTGGACGACGCTGCACAACACCACCACGGGCGCCGGCGCCACCGAGCTGATCACGCTCACCGGCACCGGCCGCTACATCCGGGTGTACACCACGGCCCGTGCGACCCAGTACGGCGTCTCCCTCTGGGAGTTCCAGGTCTTCACCACCGGCGGCGGTGGCACCGACCCGGGCGGTCCGACGGACCCGCCCGGCGACTCCAAGCTGCTGTCGTACAACAAGCCGGCCACCGCGTCGACGTACCAGGACGCCAACAGCTGCGTCGGCTGCACCCCGGCCAAGGCGTTCGACCACGACCCGGCCACCCGCTGGGCCACCAGTGACAGCAACGGCTGGGTCGACCCCGGCTGGATCAGTGTCGACCTGGGCGCCACCGCGCACATCACACAGGTCGTCCTCCAGTGGGACCCGGCGTACGCGACGGCCTTCCAGATCCAGACGTCGGCCGACGGCAACAACTGGACCAGCATCTACTCCACGACGACCGGCAAGGGCTTCAAGCAGACCCTGAACGTCGACGGCAACGGCCGCTACGTGCGGATGTACGGCACCGCGCGCAGCAACGGCTACGGCTACTCGCTGTGGGACTTCGACGTGTTCGGCACGGGCGGCAACCCGACAGCGCCGCCCGCCGCGCCGCCGGCGCCCAACAACCCGCCGAAGCTGGTGTGGAGCGACGAGTTCAACGGCGCCGCCGGCACCAAGCCCGACACGGGCAAGTGGACGCAGGACACCGGCCGCGGCCAGAACGGCGAGCTGGAGACCTACACCAACGGTGACAACACCAACATGGACGGCGCGGGCAACCTCGTCATCGAGGCGAGGAAGGAGGCCGACGGCTCGTACACCTCGGGCCGTATCAACACCTCGGACCACTTCAACTTCGCCTACGGGCACGTCGAGGCGCGGATCAAGGTGAGCGGCACGCAGGGTCTGTGGCCCGCGTTCTGGATGCTCGGCTCGAACTTCAAGTCCGGCACTCCGTGGCCGAACTCGGGTGAGATCGACATCATGGAGCACGTCGGCAAGGTCGCCGACTCGGTGTACTCCACGCTGCACGCGCCCGCCTACAACGGCGGTGGCGGCTACGGATCTCCGTACACCGTGGCGGGCAGCGACTTCGCCTCCGCCTTCCACACCTACGCCGTGGACTGGGACGCCAGCCACATGACGTTCTCCGTCGACGGCAAGGCGTTCTTCACCGCCGACAAGGCGACGGTGGAGGCGACCAGGGGCCCGTGGGTCTACGACCACCCGTTCTACATCATCCTCAACAACGCGGTGGGCGGTGACTGGCCCGGAAACCCGGACGCCTCCAGCGTCTTCCCGCAGAAGATGCTGATCGACTACGTGCGGGTCTCGCAGTGA
- a CDS encoding ectoine synthase, whose translation MIVRSFKDVENTDRHIVAASGTWESKRIVLAKEKVGFSLHETVMYAGTETSMWYANHIEAVLCVEGEAEVTDDETGEVHWITPGTMYLLNGHERHTVRPKTDFRSICVFNPPVTGREEHDENGVYPLITEEG comes from the coding sequence GTGATCGTCCGATCGTTCAAGGATGTCGAGAACACCGACCGGCACATCGTGGCCGCGTCGGGCACCTGGGAGAGCAAGCGCATCGTGCTTGCCAAGGAGAAGGTCGGCTTCTCGCTCCACGAGACCGTCATGTACGCGGGCACGGAGACGTCCATGTGGTACGCCAACCACATCGAGGCGGTCCTGTGCGTGGAGGGCGAGGCCGAGGTCACCGACGACGAGACCGGCGAGGTCCACTGGATCACGCCCGGCACGATGTACCTGCTGAACGGACACGAGCGCCACACCGTCCGGCCGAAGACCGACTTCCGCTCCATCTGCGTGTTCAACCCGCCGGTGACCGGGCGGGAGGAGCACGACGAGAACGGCGTCTACCCGCTGATCACCGAGGAGGGCTGA